One Narcine bancroftii isolate sNarBan1 chromosome 3, sNarBan1.hap1, whole genome shotgun sequence DNA window includes the following coding sequences:
- the LOC138757451 gene encoding gamma-aminobutyric acid receptor subunit beta-1-like yields the protein MWRVQNRGCFGMLSFPVLVAMVCYAQRVNESSNMSYVKETVDNLLKGYDIRLRPDFGGLPVDVGMSIDIASIDMVSEVNMITELFPEPLYRCVSNKTCS from the exons ATGTGGAGAGTTCAAAACAGAGGATGCTTCGGGATGTTGTCGTTCCCCGTGCTGGTGGCCATGGTTTGCTATGCCCAGAG AGTTAATGAGTCCAGCAACATGTCCTATGTGAAAGAAACCGTGGATAACTTGCTGAAAGGATATGACATTCGATTAAGACCAGATTTCGGAG GTCTTCCTGTGGACGTTGGTATGAGCATAGACATAGCCAGCATTGACATGGTCTCTGAAGTCAATATG ATTACGGAATTATTCCCAGAACCGCTCTACAGATGTGTCAGTAATAAAACCTGCTCCTAA